GGATAAACTTATGTCCGTATTAAAACAGTTACAATCCCACAAAGCTACTTTCGCCATTCTCGCCCATGATTCTGCTGTAAACGGTGAATTAAAAACCTCAACTGAATTAACACAGATGGGTTTTCAAAAACTAGGAGCCTTAAAAGGTCGCCAAGCATACATCATGCATAATTTTAATGGTATAATTACGGAAGAGGTTAACGATAGTTCTGTCATGATTTCTGAAAATGTTCCAGACATATCTAAAGATGCCCAAATCTATTTTCCTCGTGTCACTTATGATTTTGAACCAAATAATAATCGGTATATAGCTCATGCTGGTGGAGAAATAGACGGAGTTAAATCTACCAATACCAAGAACGCACTTGATGAAAATTATAAAAAAGGGTTTCGCCTTTTTGAACTAGATATTATTGAAACATCTGATGGAAAGTTAGTAGCAGCACACGACTGGGCCATGTGGGCACGATTCACGGATTATCCTGGGGAATTACCTCCCTCCCATTCAGAATTCATGAAACATAAAATTTATGGAGCATACACCACACTAGATCTAAAAGGAATAAATTCTTGGTTTAAAGCCCACCCAGATGCTACATTGGTTACTGACAAAGTAAATAACCCCATAGATTTTGCAAATCAATTTATAGATAAAGACAGGTTACTCATGGAGCTTTTTAGTCCTATGGCTGTAGAAGATGCTTCTCAACAGGGCATCCATGCAATGATTTCACAAGAGCCACTACTAAAGATAAAAGGAGATAAATTACAATGGTTGACTATCAATAATGTAAAGCACGTAGCGCTATCGCGTAGAATATTGTCCGCCCAAAAAAAGTTGATGCTTCAGTTGAGAGATAATGGAATTAAGGTATATGTATATAATGTAAACTTTGATCCAGGAAAAGATGAAACCTATGTACAAGAGAATGAAATAGGGTTAGTTTATGGTATGTATGCCGATAAATGGGTATTTGATGCAATCACAATAAAGGACAGTAAATAAACAGCCTCAAATTAGAATTTCACCTCATAGGTAATTCCCGCTGAAACTCCGTAAAAGAAAGTGCCTGAAGCAAATGCCAATTCCTGTCTGGTAGCACCCACGTTGGCTCTATAAATATTTGGATTGTTCTTACCTGTAAATTGATACTCCAGACTTAAACGTTGTGATTCTACGTATAAAAGAGTTTCCGCCAAAAGCTCATCGCCCGAAGTCAATTGTCTCAATTCTGGCGAATACCCCATGCCTACATTTAATCCAAGATAATTCTCGGCATCTTTTAAATATTTACGAACCAACAAGTTACCTGAGAAACGGGTAAGGTTATCCGGCATTGGCGTAATATACGAACGAAGAGAAAAATAATAGTTCCCCCTATAATGCCCTAACGAGTTTGTAATGACGGATACATTGGTGTTATCATAACTGATATATCTACCCCCTGCAGAGAACTCAATAGCACCTGGAAGGTTGGCATACAAATCTCCACCAAACTTGTGTTTAGGGTAAATTGAAGCGTTTGAGAAACCATAGTTTAGATAAGCGTAAAACCGTTTTGAGAATTTTGGATAAAAATCCAGATCATACTGCACCCCATTCGTCTGTAAACGATTACTATAATTTATTCTAGGAATAAGAGTTCCTGCCAAGGTCTGTCTATTATATGAAATACTGGAATAAAACATTGGGTCATACCTGGTATCATATATAGTCGCGGAGTTCCTTACTGCTACCCTATTTTTAAAAACGTCTTCTGCAACCGGAGTTTTCGCCGCCAGAGTATCAATAGCTTCCGGTTTTTTCTCTTTAGCAATGGCTACTTCAACTTGTTCTTTTGGAACCACCGAGTCATTACTATTGAACCAGCCAATCTCTGAATATTCATTGTTTTTAAAATCCTCTTCGGCAATACTTTTGAGTCTTTCTACCTCAACATCACTTTTAAGATACACTAAAGCCTTATTTGCCAAGCCCATTGCTGTAGCATTATTTCTAGCGTAAAGTTCATTTTTTATAGCGGCTATCCATACTTTTCTATCGTTCCTTTCTGAAGATATTATAGTATTAAATTCATCTCTAGCCTTATCATATTCTCCGTTCCAACTATACGTACTGGCCAACAAAGCACGTGCACCAGTATCTTTGGAGTCCGGTTTCACCAATTGGGCCAACATCGCATTTGCAGACCTATAATCACCTTCATAAGCTAAGTCACGAGCTTCATCAAAACTAACATCGTTAAGAACAACATCCTGACCTCTAGTCCATAGGCTTAGGAAAATGCATAACAGAAATAGATATATAGTTTGGCTACTCATTCTATTTCAAACGTATTTATGGCGGTCTCCGTATTGGAATTTCTAATTTTTTCTATGGATGCAGCAATTCTCTTCTTTTGTGCCTGCCTCTTGGCCCTATCTATTTTGTCCTTAATTTCATGGGCACTTGAGCTATTCTCCTGAACCAACTTTACTAACTCCAAGCCTTCTTTAGAACGTTCCGACCAAAAATAAACATCAAATAAAGCGGAATATGAATCTATATAATTAGGATTCATTTTAACACACGCCTTTAATATTTTAATGGACTCATCATAGTTGCCCATCCACACATTGACTCTACCCATTAAAACCTTGGTATCTATATGACTTGGAGCTTCCGAAAGAATATAACGACTAAGTAAAAGTGATTTTTCATATTCGCGCTCAAAGGCCAGTTCCCGTGCAATCATATAAACCTTATCAAAATTTTGACCGTTGTAAACACTGTTTATCCATACAATTTCCGAGTCTGTGAATTTTTCTTTTTTCACCGAAAATATGGCCAAACTATCTGGAATTATTTTGTCATTATTTGTCACGTAAGCATTTATAGATTTAAAAGCTTGCAACTTTTTCTCACTATTGGAGCTGCTAAAAGAGGATCCTAAATCCATATTCTCGTCCAAAGAGTAAATAGATCCATCAGAATAAAGTTTCTCTGCGTCCACAAATTCTTTTAGCTCATTTTTATTTCGCATTAGCGGAATGTTCTTGACAGATCGAAAATCTTCGGACATATCCAACGCACTGCCCATCCAAGCTACTTTTTTAGGCATTTTCAACTCATATTTAGCTTCCATGAGTGCCAATAAAGTTGGCGTAACATCAAAATGAGAATTGACCGCACTCATTTTTTTAGTTTTCTTTAAAAGCGGACTATACATAATAAGAGGCACATGAAAACGGCTAAGGTTATTACGCTGTGGTATGGGAATCAACCTGTGGTCTCCGGTGATAATAAATATGGTGTTGTCATAGTTCGGTTGTCTTCGGTATTCTTCAAATGCATATTTTAAGGCATCATCAGTATATAACAACGTAGCGAACACATTATCATTTTTCTCAATAACCTTCTCTATCTTTCCACTATAATCCCCTTCTGATAGTAATTTGGCAACCTTAGCCTCATAATAATCTTGCTTGGGCGGAATAAACGGTTCGTGAGTACTAATGGTCATATAGACCTCCATACGTGGCTGTTCCGCTGTACGAGGCAAACTCATACTCTTTTTAAAAAGCTCCCTGTCCGGATAGCCCCATGAAGCACCTGCTGCATCTTCTGCCTGCATTTGGTATTTACTACCAAAACCCGATTTGTCTAAAACAAAATCTACATTTTCACTGGTTAGAAATCGATCTACATTATCAAAAGAACTATTGGTTCCTTGATAAAAAGAGGTGTGATACCCATTGTTCTTTAAAATACTAAACAAAGTGAGCTTGTTAGGGTATTTTTCCAACTCCATAAATCCGCTTTTACCAAAAGGCAATGATCCTAACAAGGATGGAAGCACACCAAAAGTACGCCCGGTATTACTTAAACAGTTTTCCCAATACAATGATTTAGTAGTAAGCGAATCTAAAAAAGGGGTAAAGCCACCATACTCCGCTCCTTCTCCAACAAAATCTCTCCCAAGCCCTTCTACCATTAAAAAGACGATATTGGGTTTCTGCTCTTTAAGTTCAAAATACTCTCCTAAAACATTCTGTATTGGTTTTGCTTTGATTAAAGGGAATTCAACATCTGAATTATATGAAGTATCTTCCGTAGAGGTATCATAAAGGTTGAGCGCTAGGTATTGCGTTTTATTGTGATTAATGGGTTTACCCTCAATAAAAAGCGTGGCAATGAACATACTAAACAAAATGATAGTAAACGGGTACATTCTACTAATATGGTGGTAATGTTTAGAGGAAATTTTGTACAACCCAAAGAACATAGCCACTATAATGACAAACCCCAAGGGCAACACCCATGAGATTCCCCCAGAATTAGCAATTGTCATTTTAATATCACTAAAACTATAGCCTAATAAATCCGAGCCTAATGGTACCAATGCCGTACAGAAATAACTAATAAGCATAGCTTCTACGATTAATAGAACCAGAAGTAACACAAACACCAAGTTGAAACCATAACGTGGTCTCAGGTTTTCCCAAAAATTGAATGGAAATGCTAAAATCACCCCAACCAAAGAGGTAAACCCAATTTGGTGGACTACAGCAATAAAGAAGCTGGTTCCAAAAATAATATCTACAACGCCTTTAAAATACAAAGTGGTGTATTGGTATATAGTAAGCACCAGAAGACTACCAAAGAAAGAAATCATCAATCTCGTGTAGTGCTTTAAAGAGTACCTGTCTATTGTACTTGTATTCATCTATAATTTTATGTGGCTTTAGCGAAGCCTTTTCGTACCTGAGATCCCCATCCCGATTTAATTTTGAATAGTTTCTTATAATTACCTCTTACTGCTGACCATACTACGATAGGGTGAAAAAATATGGGCTCTATAACAGCGCAAAGCATAAGCGTTAAAATATCTTTTGTTTTTTTGTATTCATTGTAGCTATACACATCCCATAGAATGGCATAGAACGAAAACATAATTGAAAACAAATACACCATTGCCGTAATGGCTATAAAAAAGTCCCAATTTAAAATTCCCAGATATGTAAAAAGTATAATGGTAAAGAATCCGAAAAACTCCAACAACGGAGCCAACCATTCATAAAAAAACCAATATGGATAACTCAGTAAGCCCAGACGCCCATACTTAGAATTAAAAAACATGTCTTTATGCTTAAATAAAGTCTCTAAGTTCCCTCTAGCCCATCTATCTCTTTGGTTCACCAGAATTTTTAAATCCTCCGGAACTTCCGTCCAACACAGCGGATCAGGAATATATTCAATGGTATACGGTTCTTTACGATCATGCATATACCTTCTCATCTTAAAGACAATTTCCATGTCCTCGCCTACCGTACCTGTATCATAACCGCCAACAGCTAATGCAATTTCTCTATCAAAAAACCCAAAAGCTCCTGAAATAATTAGGAGGCTATCTATACTTCCCCAGGCCATTCTTCCTAAAATAAAAGAACGCGTGTATTCTAATAATTGAAAGCGCGCGAGCCAATTGGTTGGTAATCGTATTTCTTCTAATTGCCCGCCTTCTATCACACAGGAATTAGCTACACGAATCACTCCGCCTACTGCTATTACCCGTTTTTCCGAACGTTGGTAGAAGGATTTCACCACATGTAACAATGCGTCTGGCAATAGAAGACAATCTACATCTATACACCCCACATAACGGTTTGTAGATAGTGCCATGCCTGTATTTAAGGCATCGGATTTTCCTCCATTTTCTTTATCTATGACTGTGAGCTTTGCAAACGCCCTATGGGGAGATTTGTAAACACCACGAATAGGTTTGTTTTTCCAATTAGGGTCAATCTTTTGTTCAATTTTAACCAGATCATACGCATCTATCATCTTTTTAAGCGTATCATCCTTACTACCGTCGTTAACCACCATTACTTCATAATTTACGTAACGCAGTGACATGAGTGAGCGAATGTTCTCTACAATGGTCAAACCCTCATTGTAAGCAGGTGCTATAATGGTAATACTGGGAGATAAAGGCGAAGCCATTACTTTTGAAAGGCTGCCAAAACTATTTTTTTTTCGGTAATGGATAGAGTTTCGGGTAGATAGATACCCCATTATGGTAAATAAAGTAAATAATATAACTGTAAACATCAAAAAAACGATGTTTATGTAATCTAAAAGGATATTGAAAAAAGTACTATCCATTTAATTTACCAATGAATTTTCTTGGAAAATCTATAATTGTGGTCAAAAAGGAACCCTCGTTAGGAGGTACATCTGTTGATTCAACGTTAATGTTCAATGTTTTTTGGTCATACTTTTTATCAAGCACCTGGGTGTCATCTAATTCAAAATCAAAACCAACAACTTCCTGACCTTCGTAGTTGTTCCCTTCATTCGTTGGTATGTGCTTAACCTTTTTAGATTTTGACCCTGTAAATGGCTCTAAAATGGACAAATCAATAGGTAACTCCTCTATAGGTTTAGGTAGTAGGTCTTTTTCAAACTCAGCTTTTCTTGAAACTTTTTCAACCAAACTCTTCAGGGCTTCCTGTGCCTTCTTTCTAATTTTAAGATTAGGATCTTCTAATAATCCATCTAAAAAATCGATTTCTTTTTCATCTCCTACTGAAACAATTTCATCTAAGAGAACCAGTTTGGACTCAGTATCTATATTCTTAAACAAATCTGCAAACACACTAAATACGGGCATTTCTATCTCTGATGATTCTTTTGGTTTGCTTTTAACGTTTTTAAGTGAGGTTTCAAAATATGAAAACTGCTCAATAAGACTATGAATACGATCTTTTACAAAATTTTCTGTTTCTTCTGCCAAAAGTTCCTGCAACAAAGGGATTTCACGATGATCACCCATTTCCTCTAAATCATCTAAAAGCCCCATCATATACGCTTCATGCTCGTTGTAATAAATAGGCTCAGGAATTAACTCTAAAAGTGGGTTGGGTAATTCTTTGGATGAAACTACTTCGTATTCCAATTCAATCTCCCTAAGTTCATTCTCTGCCATCAACCAAGACATTACATCTTCAGTATCATTTATTGCCGTTTCATGAGAATTAGAATTAGCAGCCTCTTCATGGATTTCATCATTTTCTACGGGCATTACATCTTCCGTACTTTCAAAATCAATCTCAAAATCAGATAATGTAAAACCATCAAGACTATTTGAACTTTCAGATATCTCCTCTTCTGAAATAACCTCAGACATATCTTGCTCTACCACTACTTCACTATCCATAACAATAGGTAAGAAATTGAGCTCGCTAATTTCATTTACAAATTCATGCAGTTCTTCTGTACCTTTTTCAACCGAAGTATCATCAATATTAGCGCCGTTGTTAGTTTTAAGTTCGTCAATCTCTAATTTATGATCATCAATTACTATGGGTAGAAAATCAATTTTAGAAATGTCAAACATAGGTTCCTCTGGTAAAGCTTCCTTTTGAATATCTGAAGCCACTTCTTCATATTCAACTTCAATACATCTAACATCAAGATTATTGTTTTCTGAATCGCCCATGGGTCGGTATTTTATAGTTGGTTGGTTAGGGTATACTGGATTGTCAATTACAACAGGTAAAAAGTCTAGTTGTAATGAAGAATCTGAAAAATTTTCAATTTGTATGTTTTCTGTTTTTGATAAAAACCCAGTCACTGTAATTGGATCTATAACTATTATCTCCGTTATTTCAACAAATTCTATTTGGTCTTCTTCTTTTACATACCCATATTTTTCCTCGGATAAGATGGTCTCCACCGCATAGATTTCATCAGAACTTAAACTAATTTCTTGCTCTGCTGTGGCTTCTTTCTTTACATCAGCAATACCATCTTCTATTGCATCTACTAATTCTTCTTTAACTGTAGCTTCTGCTGTTTTAACTTCAAGCAACTCTTCTTGAACACCCTCTTCCTTTTGCCCCTCTTCAATTACAGAAACAATCACAGCCTTTTCCTCAGTAGGAACAGGCAACGAGTTTATAACATCAGTATCTTGCAACGCCTCACTTTCTTCAATATCTGCTGAATAAGCTTTTGGTTTTTCCAACCCTTCGGATGGCATAACAGTCTCCGGAGAAATTGTATTAATTGCTGCCAAAGCCTTGCTAGATACAGAGAAGTTATTTTCTTTCCTCGCTACATTTTTAAGGAAATTAATATCATCAACGCTTCCCAATTCAGAAATAGCCCCTAACACCGCAATCTTACCATCTGTATTACATTTTTTAAAAATGTCCTTGAGTGTTGGTATCGCCTCAACCACATAAAACTCTTTAATACAGCTGATAGCCTCTTCTCTTATTTGGTAATTCTTGTGTTTAATCAGCTCTATAAGCGAAGAATTGGCATCATTCTGATTGTAATATTTAATGAGCCTAAGAGCGAATAGCACTACATGTTTATTCTTAGAGGTCAACCACATTCTGAACCTAGGTGGCTCATAATTCTCTTGGTTCCTAAGTACATCAAGCAGTTTTAACTGCTGCCATTCAGATATTTTGTAACGTGTAGTATCCAAAAAATAGTTGATTCCTTCTGGCTTTAGGGTAACCGTTGCAATTTCTGCCTGCTTCCTTATAGTTGCCGTCTTATGGTTAATGAACTTGGTTATGAAGCCATAAGCCGTTACCACCTGCATTTGGGTAAGCTCTAAAATTCCTTTTGAGATAATTTCCCAACGCCAGCTTTTCAATTTTTTGAATGCTTCTTTTTGAAGCCCTAAATCTTGATAAAGGCTAAAAAGTCGGAGTTGTGTATCTCCCGAAACATCCTTTCTCAAATCTAAAAGCACTTCTACTAAAACTTTTCTATTGAAATTATCCTTAAGGAGTTCTCTTATTTCAATCTTTAAGGAGATATAGTTAGATTTTTCTCCCTTATCCGCATCTTCTTCATAGAACAAAAACTCACTAATCATTGGTGAGAGTTCCTTCTTGCGCTGCCTGGTGCGTGCTGCCGTTGCAGATATCTTATTTCTAAAAAAGAAAACCGAAACGAAATACACCACAGCTAGAACAACGAACACAATAGATAAACCCCACAGAATGTCTGTGTTTATTTTTGGTGCCGTAATAAGCGCCACACCATAATATGTGTTAAAGGTTTCTAACAAATTAAGTTTTATTCAATTCTCGTGCAACACGCACTAAAAGCTCAGATGGACTCACCGGTTTTGATATAAAGTCGTTTGCGCCCAGTTCAAACGCGTTCAACACGTTTTCTTCGTTTCCTGCAGATGATATAATAATAATGGGTACTTGAGATTTTAATTCCTTGCGTACATAAGCAATAAGCTCCATACCGGAGAAATAGGGCATCATAATATCACTTACAATAATATCGGGCATGTGCCCTGACAGATATTCTTTTACCTCTTTTCCGTTGGTGCTATGATTAACCTCATAGCCCCCTTTCTTTAATCGAAAGTTGAGCAAAGACGCCAGTAACTCATCATCTTCCGCTAACAATAATCTCTTTTTGGTCATTGCTAGGTTTTTAATTATTGGTAAGCTCTACATAAGCACGGTCTAATTCTGTTTTAACTCTTGGGAATTCTTCACTAAAACACTTACAAAGAAACTCCAAATGCTTTGGGTCCTGATCTAGTTTACATCCTTTCTGAATTTGGATGATAATTTCATGTAGATTATCTGTTCGCATCATAGCCAATCCCGTTTTTATTTTGTGTGCGGCTAAATCTAACTCTTCAAAATCTTGGGTCTGTAGGTGAATTTTAGAAGCTCCAATAAACTCAAGCCCATTACTTATGAAAATTGAAATCAATTCACGTAATAAGCTCATTTCACCCATACACTCCATCAGCATTGGTTTTAAATCAATCTCTGTATCGTCATGCTCACTTACATTTGTTTTTCCGTTAAGAATTAATATTTCTTTTTTATCCATAGCAGTATCAATTTGCAGTTCCTTTAAAACATTACCGTAAGATTTGTGATGCTCAATTACAGCTTCATACGTCTCTAAATCTAAATCTGGATACACCTTTTCAAACTCGTTGGACTTAGCTTTTGATAATTCCTTTTGCTTATCCGTGTCTATATTTTCCTTAGACAGGAAGACCATTTCTAAAAGGTTCTTTTTAAAATGTTGGAAAGATACTTTAAGATGAAAAGCCTCATCCTTAGTTAATTTTTCGACTGAAAAATCATTTAGGTGCGACTCTAAATCCGTTAATTGGAAAAGTAGGTTTTTCGTTTTCAATTTAGGTAGTTTAGGTTAATAAGAATGGGACTGATTTTTTACTATTTTTTCATTACTTTATTTATAAATTTAATAGGTATACTATGCTCTAAAAGTAAAATTCCCTTTTTAACAAAGGGTGAGCAACTTTATGTTCCCTAAGCCCCTATAAATGTTGTCAAAATGCATAAATTGGATGTCAAAACCCTATTAATATGAAGCATTTTATCTGTTTTTTAAGCATTCTGTCTTTTCTGTCCTGTGGCCAAACCAATAAGAAAGTAGAAGAGAAAACACAAGAATCCATACTGGAAAAGGCAAAACGAATACATGAAAAAGTAATTACAATAGATACTCATAATGACATCAATGTCCATAATTTTACGGACAGCCTTAACTATACCCAACGCCTAGAAACACAAATTAATCTGCCAAAAATGGATGAAGGTGGATTGGATGTTACATGGCTTATAGTGTATACCGGTCAAGACACTTTAACAAATGAAGGTTATGCCAAAGCTGAAAAAAATGCTATTTCTAAATTTGAATCTATACATCGTTTATGCGAAGAAATTGCGCCTGAAAAAATAGAACTCGCTTTAACATCAGAAGATGTAAAACGCATACATGATTCCGGCAAAAAGGTAGCCATGATCGGTGTTGAAAATGCGTACCCCATGGGCAATGATTTAGCTAATTTTAAAAAGTACTATGACTTAGGAGCACGCTATATTTCATTATCGCATAATGGCCACAGTCAGTTTAGTGATTCCAATACCGGCGAGAAAGATAGCGTATGGCTCCACAATGGTTTAAGTGAATTAGGTCAAAAAGCTGTAAAAGAGATGAATAGACTGGGCATTATGGTGGATGTTTCTCATCCCTCCAAAGAAGCTATGAAACAGATGATTGCACTTTCTGAGGCGCCAATTATAGCTTCACATTCTTCTGCAAGAGCCTTGTGCGACCACAGTAGAAACCTAGATGACGAGCAGTTAAAACTCATGAAGGAAAATGGTGGTGTAGTACAGACCGTAGCTTTTAGTTCATATTTAAATACGGAAAAAGATGAGGCCTATAATGCCTACATCAAAAACATATTAGAAAAAGTTGCAGATTCTATGGGAGTAGAATGGTATAGAAGAGATCAGTTTTCTTCATTGACCGATTCTCAAAAAGAAGTTTTCATGAAGAATTATCCCAAAGTGAAAAAAATTGCGATTTCTATCGCAGACAAAGCTCCTGATGCACCGGCCATGGTAGATGTTTCAGATTTTGTAAATCATATAGATTACATGGTCAATTTAATAGGTATTGACCATGTAGGCATTAGTTCTGATTTTGACGGTGGTGGCGGTATCAAAGGATGGTCAGATGCATCTGAAACCTTTAATGTTACCCTTGAACTTGTAAAACGTGGTTACACCGAAGAAGAAATTGCCCAATTATGGGGCGAAAATCTGTTGAGAGTCTTAGATGAAGTCCAAGCTATAGCCAAAAACATGCAAAAACCTTAATCCTCCGTAGCCAAACGGTCTACAACATATTCAATTTTTGTTTTTCCATGAGGCTTAGGTTTACCATCATCATCAAGGTTTACCATGATAATATTATCTACGGTAACAATGGTTTCGTGAGTCATTTTATTTCTAACTTCACAGTTTAAGGTTAATGAAGATTTGCCAAACTTAACAACTTCAATACCAATTTCTACAATGTCACCTTTTACAGCAGAACTCATAAAATTGATTTCTGACATGTACTTGGTGACCACTTTTTTGTTTTCTAATTGAATAATACTGTACAATGCAGCTTCTTCATCTATCCATGCCAATACGCGACCACCAAATAAGGTCTCGTTGGCATTTAAATCTCCGGGTTTAACCCATTTTCTAGAATGAAATCTCATGTTACTAATGGTTTAAGAGTGTTGAATTTTTATGCGAAATTAAGAAACAAACAAACCCTAAAATAGTTTACCCGAAGAATCTTGAAGCGTTTTCGGAATTTGAAGGTCTGTGTCCCATTTTTTATTCAATTTGTCAATAAATTGTGCCGATAATAAAGGGGACTCCAATTCCATATTTTGATGCACGAAGAAATGAATGTTTCTCAACCCCTGCTTTTTCCAACTATCCAGTTTTTCAATCCAATCTTCCAACCGGTTGTAATCACTAC
This genomic interval from Zobellia roscoffensis contains the following:
- a CDS encoding dipeptidase, whose translation is MKHFICFLSILSFLSCGQTNKKVEEKTQESILEKAKRIHEKVITIDTHNDINVHNFTDSLNYTQRLETQINLPKMDEGGLDVTWLIVYTGQDTLTNEGYAKAEKNAISKFESIHRLCEEIAPEKIELALTSEDVKRIHDSGKKVAMIGVENAYPMGNDLANFKKYYDLGARYISLSHNGHSQFSDSNTGEKDSVWLHNGLSELGQKAVKEMNRLGIMVDVSHPSKEAMKQMIALSEAPIIASHSSARALCDHSRNLDDEQLKLMKENGGVVQTVAFSSYLNTEKDEAYNAYIKNILEKVADSMGVEWYRRDQFSSLTDSQKEVFMKNYPKVKKIAISIADKAPDAPAMVDVSDFVNHIDYMVNLIGIDHVGISSDFDGGGGIKGWSDASETFNVTLELVKRGYTEEEIAQLWGENLLRVLDEVQAIAKNMQKP
- a CDS encoding Hpt domain-containing protein, whose translation is MKTKNLLFQLTDLESHLNDFSVEKLTKDEAFHLKVSFQHFKKNLLEMVFLSKENIDTDKQKELSKAKSNEFEKVYPDLDLETYEAVIEHHKSYGNVLKELQIDTAMDKKEILILNGKTNVSEHDDTEIDLKPMLMECMGEMSLLRELISIFISNGLEFIGASKIHLQTQDFEELDLAAHKIKTGLAMMRTDNLHEIIIQIQKGCKLDQDPKHLEFLCKCFSEEFPRVKTELDRAYVELTNN
- a CDS encoding acyl-CoA thioesterase — encoded protein: MRFHSRKWVKPGDLNANETLFGGRVLAWIDEEAALYSIIQLENKKVVTKYMSEINFMSSAVKGDIVEIGIEVVKFGKSSLTLNCEVRNKMTHETIVTVDNIIMVNLDDDGKPKPHGKTKIEYVVDRLATED